The genome window ACAGCACCCTGCCCTTCTGTATTTATAAAAGAGCCTGCTCCGCCAATAACTAAATAATCATTTTTGATGTCTACAGAACGAGCAAACCAATAACTGTCAACTTGTTCCGTCGGTTCTGTGAACTTGGTATCAAAAGACCAATTATTAGGCTCATTATGCTTATATAAATAAGCTGCTCCTTTACTAGAATTATGTCCATATGCACCAACTAATACATGGTCTTTGGATAAGGCTACTTCTAAGCCAAAAAGATCATCCGTTTGAAGGTCTGATGCAGTAATCGTGTACCCTGGGCTCCAAAAAACACTATCAAAATCATAGACATATGCCGCTCCTTGGTCAATGTTTGTCCCGTCATAAGAAGGTGCTCCAACTACAGCTCTCCAATCTTCTAAAGCGACATCTATTCCAAATAATTCTTCATATTGAACATTACTAGATGCCAATAAATCTTCTTCTTCCCAAGATACACCATTGTATCTAAAGATATAAGCAAGACCTTGGTCAGTAATACTATCATCTGCCCATGGAGCACCAATAATTGCCAAATCTCCTGAGATATCTATTGACCATCCAAAATTATCAAACTCCATTCCGTTTGAGGCTTGTAAAATGTCCTGTTGTACCCAACTTGAACCATTGAAATGATACACATATACCACTCCTTTATTCTCTAAGCCACTCACATCTCTTCGAGGAACACCTACCATTGCCCATTTTCCATGAACAGCAATTGATGCTCCAAAAAAGTCATTTTCACCTCCATCAGTTGTAGTTAAGAACTGAAACTCTTGCCAAACCGTACCATTAAAGCGGTAAACATAGACTCCTCCTTGATTTACATAAGTTCGATCAGACTCATCTGCAGAAATGAAAGCCCATTCTTTATCTGTTGCTACTTTCCATCCAAAGAAATCTTCCGTAGTAACTGCACTTCCAATGATTTTCTGTAAATCTTCATTAGATGCAACTCTAGCATTACTCTGACCAGAATTTGAAACTGATGCTGATGCTTTTACTTTTTGTACTTGAAACTTAGACGAAAACTGATCTTTAGAATCAAATTTTAGCTTTTGTGCTAAAGCTTGATTTCCTATTGTGAACAAGACGAGCATACTCAAGCATCTTATCCACATTCGAAAAAGTAGTGTATTATTTTTCATGAGTATATTCTTTGAATGTTATAAATCGTTTTTAGCTTTATTATCGGGCATTGGAAGTTTTAATTCCATTTTTTTATAACTCAACTTATCTTCTTCTTGAAGAGGAATAAGCTCACTTATCAACCAGCCTAGGTTTCCTTCTTTTCGCTCAAAGTGATTCAGTTTGAATGCCCAATTAGGTATTTGTAAGAAATGATAGGTAACAGTACCTACTTCTTTAATGGTTAATTCTTTGTTCTTCACCAAATAGAAAAAAATCTGTCTATGATCTTCACTTCGGTGCTCCTTGTAGAAATCATTACTTGCAAAAGCTCCAATATTTTCAGCTTCCTTTTTATTCGTTGCTGAGACCAATTTCATGAAGTTCAGCTCATGCGACACAGGAGAAAGACTTGCCATTGGGTCTTTTGGTAAAGTAGATAAGAACTTTGCGTTCGCAGCACAGATGGTCCATTTCGAAATTTCCTCTTGGTCTGTTTCTGCTTGCATAATTAGCGTCATTGGATAATTTTTTCCTTTATAGCTAACCGACACTTCCACTTCTGCATACCAATCTTCATCAAAGTAAGAAAGCTTTTGTTCTGCCTTTTTAGCACAAACTTCCTTAATGAATCGATTAACTAGCTTTTTCTTTTCTTCATCAGCCCCTTCTAAATAATCCTTGTCTATAAGTCGAAAAATTGCCTCTTGACGTTTTCCTTTAGAATTCTCAGGGATTGCATTTCCTTCATAATCTATTTCGAAATTGAATCTCTTAATGAATTCATCTGTTTGCTTCACCCTACGGATAAACTCTTCCTCACTTGTTTGACTTATATTTTTATTTTGTGCTGCTAATGGAGATATCATCCAAAAACTAACAAACACACTGATTAATAGCTTTTTCATTTTTTTAATGATAATGCAAAAAGTAGTTTAATTAAGTTGTACGGGTTTGAGCTACGGAGATATCTCCTAGAAGTACAGACCACCTTGTTCCAAAAAGGTCTTTTACTTCTCTAACCTCTACTTCCACTGTTTTCTTAGTTACATCTTTGTAAACAGTTTCTCCTTCTTTATCTAAAGCTTCAAACTCTTGATAAATCGTAGCGGTAGCGGTATAAATAGCCTTCCCGTTTTCGTCTACCCCTTTTTTCAAAAAGTTACTTACCACACAGCTTTTAGAGGCTTTAATCACAACCTTGGCATAGGGTAGAGTTGCAAGCTTCTGTAAATAGGCATCTAGTGGACGATAAGCTCTTTTTTCTACTCCATTCTTTACAAAAGAAACCTCCATATTGACATCTTTACCTCGATTGATAAAGTGATCAAGACTTAAATCCATATAAAGCTTTCGGCTATCCATATCATTCTCAGATGAAGCTATCTCTGAAAAATACTCTTGGACTTCATTGATTTTATCAATAGTTCGCTGCCTAAATAGTTCTAACTCATCAGCGGTTAAAACATGAGGCGTTTTCTTAACACTATCTTGAAATAATATGACCTCAGTTGCACTAGCGGAATGCAAACAAGTCACGATTAAAATCAAGCAAAAAAATATCTTATTTATATAAAAAGTTTTCATTATTGTCTCTTGTAATATTCGTGCACATCTAATTCTGTATATCTTCCCTTATGATCTTTCTTTGAACGAATCTCTATGAGGTGAACTAAGTTTGGAGACAAAGCCAAACGCTTTACAAACTTCTGAGCAGGTTCTCTGTCCAAAATTGTTTTCCCATCTCTACCAAAGACTGTCACTTTCACATTTTCATGTGCAAAGACTTTTTCTAAAGTAGGCTTGATTAGCTTAATTCGCTCAGACTTTGCTTTATCAGAACTCACTAAAATCCCTAATAAATCTTTTAATGGGTTCTCGATCACATCCTCATTATTATAAGTCATGTCTACTGATAAAGCTTCCAAAGCAATTTCTTCCTGTACAGTATTTTCCGTACTTGCTAAAACTGGCTCTGGTTCTGGCTCTTCAACCTTTTCTTCCAATTTAATTTCATACTGAGGTGTGAAAAAATATGGATCGTAACACATATCCATGGTTGACTTCTTGGTATTTGCCATAAGGTCACCCCAAGTAATTGGCTGTGCAGCCATAACCGATTTTTGAACAGCATCTAAAAAGCTTCTTGTAAAAAAACCTCCTTCGCGGTCTCCAAATGCTTGCTCTCCTGGGCTACTACTTGTTGCTATAATTTTACCTGCGGGCATTTTAAAAAGGTTCTTATAGACATCAAAAGATTCATTGATATCATCTACTAAAGAACCTCCACCACGCGATGCAATTTTATGGCTAAGTCCTGGTAAAATTTCATTACAACAATCAGCCATCACTATCTGAAACTTTGGATTCTTCTTAGCTATTTCTTCTTGTACAAATTCCAAAGGATAATAGTGACGATCAAGTCTTACCGTACTCAAAAACATTTGTGGCCAACGAGATGCATCTGTTGTAGACCTCGCTCCATGTCCTGAGTAGTAAAAGAAAACAATATCTTCAGGGCCACATTCTAGCTTATCAAGCTGTTCCATCAGCTTTTCTTTACTAAAATTCTTCCCTTCCAAATAGTACTTTTTTATTTCTAGGTTATTTGCATTGGCTATCGTCGCAAATTCCACTTCCATTCGATCAAAGTCTTGTTGGCAACTCGAACCAATAGAAGGATCTAAAGTTGATGCTAACAAGAATGCATGAAATGTTTGTGCAAACGAATTTCCTCCGAAGAATAAAAATCCACCCACAAACAATAGCACTTTAAGCGTTGTATTGATTCTAGATTTCATAGGTTAAATAGGGGTTTAGTCTTCTAATTCACGAGCTTCTTCTGGCAATTCCTTCAAGATATTGACAATGTTACCTCGTTTATTAATAACAATGTAGTTTTTAACCTCTTGCACATCCCCCATTAACTCATCCTCAATACCTTTAATGATTCGGATGATTCCCATCTCTTCTTGCTTGATCTCTTCTTTAGGTTTTTCCTCAACAGCTGCCTCAAGGCCTCCTTCTGCATTCTCATCAGAAATGCCTGCTTCAGCTACCTCAATTTCTTCAACTTCCTCAACCTCTTCGATCTCTGTAAACTCTTTAACAATTTTGCCATTTTCTACCTTAACCCCCCAAATCGGGAAGTATGCAAAATCTTCTTCTTTAGGGAAAGTCATAACAACTCCTCCATTTTTGATTTTAAGCATGTAACGGCTAAGCGAAATTTGATCTTCACGAGGTACAAAATCTGCATCATCATAAACCAAGCTACCATCGCCATTTTCAAAAATCTTAAACATACCTGCCAATGCATTACGGTTACCAGACATATATTTGTCTAGCTTTTCACAGTAATCCATTGCAGCATTATAAAGCAAAGACTTAAACGTTGGAGAAAGGTACATTTTTTCCTCTCCTTTCATAAGAGGAACATATGCAATACGGATTGTATCACCCTCTGTAGACAGATTTCCTGCATCAACAGCTTTTACAATAATGTCATTAAAGCCTTCTTCTAATGGCACATAATCATAAAAAGAGATCGTAGTATCTGAATCAACATTGACTTTAATAGACTTATCACCGATGAAGACTTTCAACTTCTCAACATTTGCGTCATCAGAAGCGGTACCACTTACTCTTACATTTTTTGAATGAAAGATTTTATATTCAACACCATTTGCATCTTTCTTTACATCATGCTTGCTAAAACCTCTAGCTGACCATCTTTTAGTTTGATCTACTTCATCTTTTACAGGCAAAAGAGCCAACAATGGGACTTCATTCATCCCAAACTCTAAATAAACAGGTTCAGAAGTATTCATTGCTATAGGTGGTGAGTCTTGAGCATAGCCAAATGAAATACTAAAAAATAATAGGATAACACTCAGTATTCGTAACATAATATATAGTTGTTCTTGTGTTTGTCTAATTTAAAAGTTCGGAGGAGCGGGTAAATCTTGTGAGCCACTTTCCACAACGTTAGGTTCATCTTCAGTAGAAGACTGCAAACCTGTCAGTACAACGTACCCCCCTGCTAAAGCAGCACCCACTAGTACTGTCTTAAAAAATCCGCCTCCTTTTTTTACCTTAAAATCAGGAGTACTTTTCGAGATGAATCCTTTACTATCTCTCAATGCAAAATGGTATTTCCCCTTTTGTCTTGGAGTCAATACAGTAATTTTCCCTGCAGATTGTTTAGCTGAAGCAATGTCTTTTGTGATTAGAGTACCATCTTTTTTATAAAGATCCACAAAAATTTCATCTGTTGGTTTCCAGCCTCCTCTAGCCCAAATTAACTCAATTGATTTAGGCTTCTTTCTTTTGTAGGAAGATTTGAAATTGTTAATCACTTTCAGTTTTACAGGTGAGTAAGTTTGAACAGCTTTGACTTTCATGCTAAGATTACCTTGATACCTTTCAAGGTCTTGTTTAAGAGCCCATTCAACTTTATAACCCGTACCAACTTTCATATCAGTACCGATATCTCCTGTGATACTTTTAGCCAATAACTCTTCACCTTCATCAGTCACATAATAAAGTGTAACATCATAAGTTTCTGAGTCATCGGATTCTGCTAGTAAATCATAATTTACAGTCATTAGACTCTGATCATCAGAGAGGTTTACAGTAAGATTCTGTATACTCTGTGCTATAACAGACACCTGACAACCAAGAATCATCGTAATAAGTAATAAACGGTGTTTCGTAGTCATTTCTTTATACTAAAAAATTAATAATTATTTCGATTTCACCCAGTTATAGATAATAAGTTAAATCAAAAAAGTAAGTCATTTATTCATTAGATCTAGTGCAAAAAAAAGTATATATCTCTTAAAATACTATTAATATGTTAATAATTACAAAACAAAAACAAAACTTAAAACGTTGAATAATAACCAAATACAAAAACAAGACACCTTATAAATTATATTATTCCAATATCGTATTTAAAATTATTTTTTCATCAAAAATACAATTTCACAAAAACACCTAACCATAACAGAACACACAACACAAGACACCCACATCTAAAATCCACAATAACAACATGCATAATTAACTCAACATTGAATACTCAAAATAAAATGAATTTATATTCATTATTTATTTTTAATTTAATGGCAAATTAAAGTTTTAGTATAACTACCATCTACTTAATATAAATAATTGACTACTTATGTTTTACACTAAACTTAGAGCATAGCTTTCTAATTATTTTTAGGAGTGATAACAATCTATTCTGGTT of Sediminitomix flava contains these proteins:
- a CDS encoding caspase family protein, producing the protein MKSRINTTLKVLLFVGGFLFFGGNSFAQTFHAFLLASTLDPSIGSSCQQDFDRMEVEFATIANANNLEIKKYYLEGKNFSKEKLMEQLDKLECGPEDIVFFYYSGHGARSTTDASRWPQMFLSTVRLDRHYYPLEFVQEEIAKKNPKFQIVMADCCNEILPGLSHKIASRGGGSLVDDINESFDVYKNLFKMPAGKIIATSSSPGEQAFGDREGGFFTRSFLDAVQKSVMAAQPITWGDLMANTKKSTMDMCYDPYFFTPQYEIKLEEKVEEPEPEPVLASTENTVQEEIALEALSVDMTYNNEDVIENPLKDLLGILVSSDKAKSERIKLIKPTLEKVFAHENVKVTVFGRDGKTILDREPAQKFVKRLALSPNLVHLIEIRSKKDHKGRYTELDVHEYYKRQ